Below is a genomic region from Escherichia ruysiae.
TGTGCTTCTCGCGCAGGAACTTACCGAGTTTACCCACGCTGGTTGTTTTACCGGCACCTTGCAGGCCCGCCATCAGCACCACCGCAGGCGGTTGCGCAGCCAGGTTCAGGGTCTGGTTCTCTTCGCCCATCGCCGCAACCAACTCGTTACGGACGATTTTGACGAACTCCTGCCCCGGCGTCAGGCTTTTATTAACTTCATGACCAACCGCTTTCTCTTTTACGCGATTGATAAACTCACGCACTACCGGCAGAGCGACGTCCGCCTCCAACAGCGCCATGCGCACTTCGCGCAGCGTATCTTTAACGTTGTCTTCAGTAAGGCGTCCACGGCCACTGATATTGCGCAGCGTGCGCGACAAACGATCGGTTAAATTATCAAACATTGTCTCTCGCCTGGGGTGGAAACGGTTGGCCGCAATCGCGACACATCATCTGTATTTTGCCGCAGTATAACATGAAGGCGTCTTTGTTGTTATGCAACGGTTGGAGCAGCGTTCACCTGACGCTATACTGCTTTTCTTTCTCATTGCTCAAACTGTCGACATCACTATGCCCGTTTTTGCTCTGCTCGCGCTCGTCGCCTACTCCGTCAGTCTCGCGCTGATTGTTCCCGGTCTGCTGCAAAAAAACGGCGGCTGGCGGCGAATGGCTATTATTTCTGCGGTCATCGCGCTGGTCTGCCACGCTATCGCTCTTGAAGCCCGCATTTTGCCTGGCGGCGATAGCGGACAAAACCTTAGCCTGTTGAATGTCGGTTCGCTGGTCAGCCTGATGATTTGTACGGTAATGACCATCGTGGCCTCACGCAACCGTGGCTGGCTGCTGTTGCCGATTGTTTATGCCTTTGCGCTCATCAATCTGGCGCTGGCGACCTTCATGCCCAATGAATACATCACTCATCTGGAAGCAACGCCAGGAATGCTGGTGCACATTGGCTTATCGCTCTTTTCCTATGCCACGCTAATTATTGCCGCCCTGTACGCGTTGCAACTGGCATGGATTGATTATCAACTGAAGAACAAGAAGCTGGCATTCAATCAGGAAATGCCGCCGCTGATGAGTATTGAGCGTAAAATGTTCCACATTACGCAAATTGGCGTGGTGCTGTTAACGCTCACTCTTTGTACCGGCCTGTTCTACATGCACAACTTATTTAGCATGGAAAATATCGACAAGGCCGTGCTCTCTATTGTGGCGTGGTTTGTCTATATTGTGCTGCTGTGGGGGCATTATCATGAAGGATGGCGTGGGCGCCGCGTCGTTTGGTTTAACGTTGCAGGAGCGGTCATCCTTACACTGGCCTACTTTGGCAGCCGAATTGTCCAGCAGTTAATCAGCTAAAACCAGAAAAGGAGTTTCCCCTGGAACATATCTCTACTACCACGTTGATCATAATTCTGATCATCATGGTGGTCATTTCAGCCTATTTTTCCGGCTCCGAAACCGGAATGATGACACTCAACCGCTATCGTCTGCGGCATATGGCGAAGCAGGGTAATCGTTCGGCTAAACGGGTCGAAAAATTACTACGCAAGCCAGACCGCCTGATAAGCCTGGTGTTAATCGGCAATAACCTGGTCAATATTCTTGCCTCCGCGCTCGGCACTATTGTTGGGATGCGCTTGTACGGCGATGCGGGTGTGGCAATTGCGACTGGCGTACTGACCTTCGTAGTGCTGGTTTTTGCCGAAGTATTGCCGAAAACCATTGCCGCGCTGTACCCGGAAAAAGTCGCCTATCCGAGTAGTTTTCTGTTAGCTCCGCTGCAAATTTTGATGATGCCGCTGGTCTGGTTGCTGAACGCGATCACCCGCATGTTAATGCGCATGATGGGCATCAAAACCGATATCGTGGTTAGCGGCTCTTTGAGTAAAGAAGAGTTGCGCACCATTGTGCACGAATCGCGGTCACAAATTTCCCGTCGTAACCAGGATATGCTGCTGTCGGTACTCGATCTGGAAAAAATGACCGTTGATGACATCATGGTGCCGCGCAGTGAAATTATCGGTATTGATATCAACGATGACTGGAAATCGATTCTCCGTCAGCTCTCCCACTCTCCTCACGGGCGCATAGTGCTGTACCGCGACTCGCTGGACGACGCTATCAGCATGTTGCGTGTGCGTGAAGCCTGGCGGCTAATGTCGGAGAAAAAAGAGTTCACTAAAGAAACTATGCTGCGCGCTGCGGACGAAATCTATTTTGTGCCGGAAGGCACGCCGCTCAGTACCCAATTAGTTAAATTTCAACGCAATAAAAAGAAAGTCGGCCTGGTTGTCAACGAATACGGCGATATTCAGGGGCTGGTGACGGTTGAAGATATTCTGGAAGAGATTGTCGGCGATTTCACCACGTCGATGTCGCCAACGCTTGCCGAAGAAGTCACTCCGCAAAACGACGGTTCGGTGATTATTGATGGCACCGCCAACGTGCGAGAAATCAACAAAGCCTTTAACTGGCATCTACCGGAAGACGATGCACGCACGGTTAATGGCGTCATTCTGGAAGCACTGGAAGAGATTCCTGTCGCAGGCACTCGCGTGCGTATTGGCGAGTACGATATCGATATTCTCGACGTACAGGACAATATGATTAAGCAGGTAAAAGTTTTTCCTGTGAAACCGCTGCGCGAGAGTGTGGCGGAGTAACAAAAACGGCCCAGCATTCACATGCCGGGCCGTAATTTATTACGAAAACAGTAATTAAGCTTTTGCTTTCGCTACAGTAACCATCGCCGCGCGAATCGTACGACCGTTCAGCGTATAACCTTTTTGCATAATGCCCAGTACGTTACCCGGCGCTACATCATCAGATTCCACCATTGCGATAGCCTGATGCACATTCGGGTCCAGCGGCACGTTAGTTTCGGCAATCACATCAACGCCAAACTTACGTACTACATCCAGCATCGACTTCAGCGTCAGCTCAATGCCTTCAACCATCGCAGACATATCCGGATTAGCTTTATCAGCCACTTCCAGCGCGCGATCCAGACTATCAATCACCGGCAGCAATTCGTTGATGAATTTTTCCAGCGCGAATTTATGCGCTTTTTCGATATCCAGTTCAGTACGACGACGCAGGTTTTCCATTTCCGCTTTTACGCGCAAAATGCCGTCACGTTCACGGGTCTGAGCCTCAGCCAACTGAGCTTCGAGATTCGCAATTTTTTCATCGCGCGGATCCACCTGCTCAGCAGAAGCTTCTGGCTCAACTGCCTCAATCTCTTCGTGCTGATCCATGATAATTTCTTCCGGGGCTTGCCCCTCAGGCGTTTTCTGTTCTTTACTACTCATGAATTTCTCCGCGTTTTTTTCGCATTCATCTCGCTAACTTCGCTTATTATGGGGATCAGTTTCAGGGTTTCAAGGGAAGCACTCACATTGTCATCAATCTTCGCAACAAGGACCTCGGAAAAATGAATAATCATTTCAAGTGTATTGGCATTGTGGGACACCCACGGCACCCTACTGCACTGACAACACATGAAATGCTCTACCGCTGGCTGTGCACAAAAGGTTACGAGGTCATCGTCGAGCAGCAAATCGCTCACGAACTACAACTGAAGAATGTGAAAACTGGTACGCTCGCGGAGATTGGGCAACTGGCTGATCTCGCAGTAGTCGTTGGTGGCGATGGCAATATGCTGGGCGCGGCGCGCACACTCGCGCGCTACGACATTAAAGTCATCGGCATCAACCGTGGCAACCTGGGTTTCCTGACTGACCTTGATCCCGATAACGCCCAGCAACAATTAGCCGATGTGCTGGAAGGTCATTACATCAGCGAGAAACGTTTTTTGCTGGAAGCGCAGGTCTGTCAGCAAGATTGCCAGAAACGCATCAGCACCGCGATTAATGAAGTGGTACTACATCCTGGCAAAGTGGCGCATATGATTGAGTTCGAAGTGTACATCGACGAGATCTTTGCGTTTTCTCAGCGATCTGATGGACTGATTATTTCGACACCTACAGGCTCTACCGCCTATTCTCTGTCGGCGGGTGGCCCAATTCTGACCCCCTCTCTGGATGCGATTACCCTGGTACCCATGTTCCCGCATACGTTGTCAGCGCGACCACTGGTCATAAACAGCAGCAGCACGATCCGCCTGCGTTTTTCGCATCGACGTAACGACCTGGAAATCAGTTGTGACAGTCAGATAGCACTGCCGATTCAGGAAGGTGAAGATGTCCTGATTCGTCGCTGTGATTACCATCTGAATCTAATTCATCCGAAAGATTACAGCTATTTCAATACATTAAGTACCAAACTCGGCTGGTCAAAAAAATTATTCTAATTTTATGCCAGCCTCTTTACTGTATATAAAACCAGTTTATACTGTACACAATAACAGTAATGGTTTTTCATACAGGAAAACAACTATGTTGGCACAACTGACCATCAGCAATTTTGCTATCGTTCGTGAGCTTGAGATTGATTTTCACAGCGGCATGACCGTAATAACCGGCGAGACCGGCGCGGGTAAATCTATTGCGATAGATGCTCTCGGCCTGTGTCTCGGTGGTCGTGCTGAAGCCGACATGGTGCGTACCGGCGCTGCCCGCGCTGATCTGTGCGCCCGTTTTTCACTGAAAGATACGCCCGCAGCACTGCACTGGCTGGAAGAAAACCAACTGGAAGATGGCCACGAATGCCTGCTTCGTCGTGTTATCAGTAGTGATGGTCGCTCTCGTGGTTTTATCAACGGTACGGCTGTTCCGCTGTCTCAGCTACGCGAACTGGGTCAGTTGCTGATTCAGATCCATGGTCAACACGCTCATCAGTTACTCACCAAACCTGAGCATCAGAAATTCCTGCTTGATGGCTACGCCAATGAAACGTCTCTGCTCCAGGAAATGACCGCACGTTATCAGTTGTGGCATCAAAGCTGCCGTGACCTCGCGCATCATCAACAACTCAGTCAGGAACGCGCCGCCCGAGCTGAACTACTGCAATACCAATTAAAAGAATTAAACGAATTTAATCCGCAGCCCGGCGAGTTTGAACAAATCGACGAAGAGTACAAACGTCTGGCTAACAGCGGTCAATTGCTTACGACCAGCCAGAATGCATTGGCATTAATGGCCGACGGTGAAGATGCGAACCTGCAAAGCCAGCTTTACACCGCTAAACAACTGGTCAGCGAATTGATTGGTATGGACAGCAAACTGTCCGGCGTACTTGATATGCTGGAAGAGGCTACTATCCAGATTGCCGAAGCCAGTGACGAATTACGCCACTACTGCGATCGTCTGGATCTCGACCCTAACCGCTTGTTTGAACTTGAACAGCGCATCTCCAAACAGATTTCGCTGGCACGTAAACATCACGTCAGCCCTGAGGCATTGCCACAGTATTACCAGTCGCTACTGGAAGAACAGCAGCAACTGGACGATCAAGCTGACTCGCAAGAAACACTCGCATTGGCGGTAACGAAACATCATCAGCAGGCGCTGGAAACGGCGCGCGCATTACACCTGCAACGCCAGCACTATGCAACTGAGCTGGCGCACCTGATCACCGACAGTATGCAGGCGCTCTCCATGCCGCATGGCCAGTTTACGATTGATGTTAAATTTGACGAACATCACCTGGGCACTGACGGCGCTGATCGTATTGAGTTTCGGGTAACCACCAACCCAGGTCAGCCGATGCAGCCCATTGCCAAAGTCGCCTCCGGTGGTGAATTGTCCCGTATCGCACTGGCAATTCAGGTCATCACCGCGCGTAAAATGGAAACCCCGGCGCTTATTTTCGATGAAGTGGATGTGGGGATTAGCGGTCCGACAGCGGCAGTTGTCGGCAAACTGCTACGTCAGCTTGGTGAATCAACCCAGGTGATGTGTGTTACCCACCTGCCACAAGTTGCAGGATGCGGTCATCAACACTATTTTGTCAGCAAAGAAACCGATGGCGCTATGACCGAAACGCATATGCAATCCCTGGATAAAAAGGCGCGGTTACAAGAGCTGGCGCGCCTACTTGGCGGCAGTGAAGTCACACGCAACACGCTGGCGAACGCGAAAGAACTACTGGCAGCGTAAACTTTTTTCCTGCTTCACGGTCAGAATAAACAGCAAAACGCCGTAAGACCGGAAAGCAAAAGGTTTTAAAGTGATGAAAGGTCTATTATCATCGGCATATTACAGATGAGCCACGTACTGCTCGGGCCCGAAAAGGAATCAAATCACTATGCGCTGTAAAACGCTGACTGCTGCAGCAGCAGTACTATTGATGTTGACCGCAGGCTGTTCCACTCTGGAGCGAGTGGTTTACCGTCCTGACATCAACCAGGGGAACTATCTGACCGCTAACGACGTGTCCAAAATACGCGTTGGCATGACGCAACAACAAGTTGCGTACGCATTGGGTACACCGCTGATGTCCGATCCATTTGGTACAAATACCTGGTTCTATGTCTTCCGCCAGCAACCAGGCCATGAAGGTGTAACGCAGCAAACTCTGACGCTGACCTTTAACAGCAGCGGTGTGTTGACCAATATTGATAACAAACCTGCGCTGAGTGGCAACGAATAAAACTTGCTGTTTATAGCGATTAAAAAAGGTGCTCAGTGAGCACCTTTTTTCTGCCTGCTATTTATTCGCCGATTTTTCTGCGCGCTGTCTACGAAGCTCTTTCGGATCGGCAATCAGTGGTCGATAAATCTCTACACGATCGCCCTCGCGCACGATATCGCTCAGTTTTGCCGGACGACTGTAAATGCCGACTTTATTTTTAGTTAAATCGATATCTGTACGCAATTCCAGCAAACCACTTGCGCGAATTGCCTCTTCAACCGTCGCGCCCTCCAGCAATGTTACACGCTGCAAATACTGCTTCTCTGGTAACGCGTAAGCTACCTCTACAGCAATTTTACCTGGCACTATAAACCTCTTTTGCTCGCACGGTGAAAGCCTGCACCATATTAGCCGCCAGCTCTTTAAACACGCGACCGAAGGCGAGTTCAATCAACTTATTAGTAAACTCAAAGTCGAGATGAAACTCGATACGGCACGCTTCCGGACTCAACGGTGTAAACTTCCAGCCGCCGATCAATTTCTTGAACGGCCCATCAACCAGATTCATCAGAATACTTTGGTTACTGGTCAACTGGTTGCGGGTAGTAAACGTTTTGCTGATCCCAGCCTTAGAGACATCTACCGCAGCGGTCATCTGTCCAGGAGTGGACTCCAGAATCCGACTTCCAGTACAACCTGGCAAAAACTGAGGATAAGACTGAACGTCATTCACTAACTGATACATTTGCTCCGCGCTGTAGGGAACGAGTGCGGTCCGGCTAATTTGAGGCATAACAAATTCCATCAACAAAAATCCAACAAATAATATCATTTATCCTGCTGTAAAAAAAACGCTATCCCGGCGCTGGGTAACATCGTGTTCATGCTAAGATAGAGCCTTGTCCCCCGCAGGATTGATATGGGGTATTTTCGATTTCAGATTACCGATGATTCACGACGCTTATGACGAAGAAAAAAGCACATAAACCTGGTTCAGCGACCATCGCGCTTAACAAGCGCGCCCGTCACGAATACTTTATTGAAGAAGAGTTCGAAGCGGGACTTGCCCTGCAAGGCTGGGAAGTTAAATCCCTGCGCGCAGGAAAAGCCAATATTAGCGACAGCTATGTCCTTCTGCGCGACGGAGAAGCGTTCCTGTTTGGCGCAAATATCACGCCGATGGCTGTGGCTTCCACACATGTGGTGTGCGATCCTACTCGTACCCGCAAGTTACTTCTCAATCAGCGCGAACTGGACTCATTATATGGTCGCGTCAATCGTGAAGGCTATACCGTAGTGGCGCTCTCTCTGTACTGGAAAAATGCCTGGTGCAAAGTGAAAATCGGCGTCGCGAAAGGTAAGAAACAGCACGATAAACGTTCCGACATCAAAGAACGTGAATGGCAGGTTGATAAAGCGCGTATCATGAAAAACGCTCACCGTTAAACCTGCATCACATATACTGCAGATCCTCACCGCGCCTCCCCTCTCCGGTGGCGCGAATGCACATCTTATCGGCTATCATATTTGATACAGATGTCGTCATCCCTTTGCTTAATCGAATAAAAATCATGCTACGCGGGCGCTAAATCCTGAACGATAACGCCATTGGGGCTGGTCATGACGCTCACAAATCTGGTATACTCGCCGTTACACATTGGGGCTGATTCTGGATTCGACGGGATTTGCGAAACCCAAGGTGCATGCCGAGGGGCGGTTGGCCTCGTAAAAAGCCGCAAAAAATAGTCGCAAACGACGAAAACTACGCTTTAGCAGCTTAATAACCTGCTTAGAGCCCTCTCTCCCTAGCCTCCGCTCTTAGGACGGGGATCAAGAGAGGTCAAACCCAAAAGAGATCGCGTGGAAGCCCTGCCTGGGGTTGAAGCGTTAAAACTTAATCAGGCTAGTTTGTTAGTGGCGTGTCCGTCCGCAGCTGGCAAGCGAATGTAAAGACAGACTAAGCATGTAGTGCCGAGGATGTAGGAATTTCGGACGCGGGTTCAACTCCCGCCAGCTCCACCAATCATGATTGGACGGTGTAAGGATAACACCAACAAAAACAGGAAGTTAGCAGTCTCAGCAGGACACCGACCAGACGGTGAGGAGACAAAAAAGGATACGCAAAGGAGCCGCAGCTCCCTAATGACATGAAAGCCCGCAGATGCGGGCTTTTCTTTGTCTCTACCCTATACTTTCAGTCTGGTTACTGGAGGTTTCTATGTGCGGACGTTTCGCCCAATCAATGACGCGTGAAGACTATCTTGCCCTGTTATCAGAAGAATCAGAGCGTGATATCCCATACGAACCCGAACCAATAGATCGCTTCAACGTTGCTCCGGGAACTAAAGTACTATTGTTAAGCGAACGAGATGAGCGGTTGCATCTTGATCCTGTGTTCTGGGGATATGCGCCCGAATGGTGGAATAAACCTCCGCTGATTAACGCACGTGTAGAAACCGCCGCAACCAGTCGGATGTTTAAACCTCTCTGGCAGCATGGTAGGGCAATCTGTTTTGCTGATGGCTGGTTTGAGTGGAAAAAAGACGGTGACATAAAACAACCTTACTTCATTCATCGCAAAGATGGTCAACCCATTTTTATGGCAGCAATTGGCCGTTCCCCGTTCACACGCGGCGATGAGGCAGAAGGTTTTCTGATAGTCACCGCTGCAGCAGATAAAGATCTTGTTGATATTCATGACCGCCGACCTATTGTTCTGTCGCCAGAAGCAGCCCGTGAATGGATGCGACAGGACATTGGCAGCAAAGAGACGACAAAGATTGCAACTGATGGCAGCGTTTCGGGTGACCATTTCACCTGGCATCCGGTATCACGGGCGGTGGGTAATGTTAAAAATCAGGGATCAGCGTTAATCGCGCGTTTACCTGACACAAAGCAGATCTGAGGCTCGTGTTGTATATCTTGGTGACAACATCCCACGCTGCATCTTCCACTGTTGCTGGATACCCTGTCCGGCAAAATAGAGCGTTCCACGACCTTCTCTGCCATTGAGCATATCAAGCACAGCCATCAACTTTTCACTACCAGGGCGCGGTGCGTTTTCATCAAAAAGATTAAGCGGTGCCACACCGCAACTGAAAAAATCACCAAGCATTACCCCTGCTTTCTGGTAGCGATATCCCTCCTGCCATATTGCGTCCAGACAACGGGTCGCTGCATTAATGATATCCCGACTGTCCTGGGTGGGTGTCAGCAACTTTACCGAGGCACTGTTGCTGTAATACGGCTCATTCAGTGCAAACGGAGAAGTTTTTACAAAGGCGGAGATAAAACGACAATATTGATGCTCACCACGCAGTTT
It encodes:
- a CDS encoding SOS response-associated peptidase, yielding MCGRFAQSMTREDYLALLSEESERDIPYEPEPIDRFNVAPGTKVLLLSERDERLHLDPVFWGYAPEWWNKPPLINARVETAATSRMFKPLWQHGRAICFADGWFEWKKDGDIKQPYFIHRKDGQPIFMAAIGRSPFTRGDEAEGFLIVTAAADKDLVDIHDRRPIVLSPEAAREWMRQDIGSKETTKIATDGSVSGDHFTWHPVSRAVGNVKNQGSALIARLPDTKQI
- the smpB gene encoding SsrA-binding protein SmpB, which gives rise to MTKKKAHKPGSATIALNKRARHEYFIEEEFEAGLALQGWEVKSLRAGKANISDSYVLLRDGEAFLFGANITPMAVASTHVVCDPTRTRKLLLNQRELDSLYGRVNREGYTVVALSLYWKNAWCKVKIGVAKGKKQHDKRSDIKEREWQVDKARIMKNAHR
- the ratA gene encoding type II toxin-antitoxin system toxin RatA encodes the protein MPQISRTALVPYSAEQMYQLVNDVQSYPQFLPGCTGSRILESTPGQMTAAVDVSKAGISKTFTTRNQLTSNQSILMNLVDGPFKKLIGGWKFTPLSPEACRIEFHLDFEFTNKLIELAFGRVFKELAANMVQAFTVRAKEVYSAR
- the grpE gene encoding nucleotide exchange factor GrpE; amino-acid sequence: MSSKEQKTPEGQAPEEIIMDQHEEIEAVEPEASAEQVDPRDEKIANLEAQLAEAQTRERDGILRVKAEMENLRRRTELDIEKAHKFALEKFINELLPVIDSLDRALEVADKANPDMSAMVEGIELTLKSMLDVVRKFGVDVIAETNVPLDPNVHQAIAMVESDDVAPGNVLGIMQKGYTLNGRTIRAAMVTVAKAKA
- the nadK gene encoding NAD(+) kinase; this translates as MNNHFKCIGIVGHPRHPTALTTHEMLYRWLCTKGYEVIVEQQIAHELQLKNVKTGTLAEIGQLADLAVVVGGDGNMLGAARTLARYDIKVIGINRGNLGFLTDLDPDNAQQQLADVLEGHYISEKRFLLEAQVCQQDCQKRISTAINEVVLHPGKVAHMIEFEVYIDEIFAFSQRSDGLIISTPTGSTAYSLSAGGPILTPSLDAITLVPMFPHTLSARPLVINSSSTIRLRFSHRRNDLEISCDSQIALPIQEGEDVLIRRCDYHLNLIHPKDYSYFNTLSTKLGWSKKLF
- a CDS encoding cytochrome C assembly family protein — encoded protein: MPVFALLALVAYSVSLALIVPGLLQKNGGWRRMAIISAVIALVCHAIALEARILPGGDSGQNLSLLNVGSLVSLMICTVMTIVASRNRGWLLLPIVYAFALINLALATFMPNEYITHLEATPGMLVHIGLSLFSYATLIIAALYALQLAWIDYQLKNKKLAFNQEMPPLMSIERKMFHITQIGVVLLTLTLCTGLFYMHNLFSMENIDKAVLSIVAWFVYIVLLWGHYHEGWRGRRVVWFNVAGAVILTLAYFGSRIVQQLIS
- the bamE gene encoding outer membrane protein assembly factor BamE, encoding MRCKTLTAAAAVLLMLTAGCSTLERVVYRPDINQGNYLTANDVSKIRVGMTQQQVAYALGTPLMSDPFGTNTWFYVFRQQPGHEGVTQQTLTLTFNSSGVLTNIDNKPALSGNE
- the recN gene encoding DNA repair protein RecN, which translates into the protein MLAQLTISNFAIVRELEIDFHSGMTVITGETGAGKSIAIDALGLCLGGRAEADMVRTGAARADLCARFSLKDTPAALHWLEENQLEDGHECLLRRVISSDGRSRGFINGTAVPLSQLRELGQLLIQIHGQHAHQLLTKPEHQKFLLDGYANETSLLQEMTARYQLWHQSCRDLAHHQQLSQERAARAELLQYQLKELNEFNPQPGEFEQIDEEYKRLANSGQLLTTSQNALALMADGEDANLQSQLYTAKQLVSELIGMDSKLSGVLDMLEEATIQIAEASDELRHYCDRLDLDPNRLFELEQRISKQISLARKHHVSPEALPQYYQSLLEEQQQLDDQADSQETLALAVTKHHQQALETARALHLQRQHYATELAHLITDSMQALSMPHGQFTIDVKFDEHHLGTDGADRIEFRVTTNPGQPMQPIAKVASGGELSRIALAIQVITARKMETPALIFDEVDVGISGPTAAVVGKLLRQLGESTQVMCVTHLPQVAGCGHQHYFVSKETDGAMTETHMQSLDKKARLQELARLLGGSEVTRNTLANAKELLAA
- a CDS encoding RnfH family protein; this translates as MPGKIAVEVAYALPEKQYLQRVTLLEGATVEEAIRASGLLELRTDIDLTKNKVGIYSRPAKLSDIVREGDRVEIYRPLIADPKELRRQRAEKSANK
- a CDS encoding HlyC/CorC family transporter; this encodes MEHISTTTLIIILIIMVVISAYFSGSETGMMTLNRYRLRHMAKQGNRSAKRVEKLLRKPDRLISLVLIGNNLVNILASALGTIVGMRLYGDAGVAIATGVLTFVVLVFAEVLPKTIAALYPEKVAYPSSFLLAPLQILMMPLVWLLNAITRMLMRMMGIKTDIVVSGSLSKEELRTIVHESRSQISRRNQDMLLSVLDLEKMTVDDIMVPRSEIIGIDINDDWKSILRQLSHSPHGRIVLYRDSLDDAISMLRVREAWRLMSEKKEFTKETMLRAADEIYFVPEGTPLSTQLVKFQRNKKKVGLVVNEYGDIQGLVTVEDILEEIVGDFTTSMSPTLAEEVTPQNDGSVIIDGTANVREINKAFNWHLPEDDARTVNGVILEALEEIPVAGTRVRIGEYDIDILDVQDNMIKQVKVFPVKPLRESVAE